CATTTTAACTGAAACGaggataacaaaattttactgtACTTTAAGCTATCACAATATAAGGAAATGTTAAATATGCTCTTCTATTCTTAGACATTCTAAGcctaaaattaattcatcaatcattgtataatgataaaaaaaagcaaaaatggaaaaatacgATTTTTCTATGGGTTATTCTTTAACCCATagaaaaatcataaatcataatcataaaaatacatatatataaatctgcCTCTAAAGCCATTGTTAACCGGTCACAAATTTCACGCTACTTATATCACACTAGATAatatgtaagaaaattatgCCATCAAAAACACCTGTAAAAAAACCAAGTCTCGCAGCTCAACCTCTCTACCGTAAAAAGTTGTGAGATCCATGTAATACCAAGTCAGATAATCTATTTAGTCTCTACTTAAAGGACCTTCTGTCTTAAGTTATTATCAtgccattatttattatatgccatatttgaaaatattttacgttttaaagAAACACATTGACTTTCGAATCGATCGACTGGCACTACCGTGCCCCCAGATGTctgactaatattttaaatgcgaaagtttgtaaggatatatgtgtgtttgtttcactttcacgcaaaaactactgaaccgattgcaatgaaaattggtacgtagacagctggacaactggaataacatataggcaattttttatcccaatatttatttatttataatactttattgtacaaaacagagagaaaagtttatacaaaatataatatggcacaatgatattttgtagaaaaggcggccttattgctagacAGCAATACTTGCCAGGCaacctacgggatacggacctacgcgggtgaaaccgcggggtgcagctagtctatcataattacaaaattttacctCAGTCTGAGCAAGATCGACGGCAGAGGTAAATTCTTCATAGTCAGGAACTCCATAGTACCCTTGCAAGGCTCCAACAGCTCCACCGCGTGTGTTCTGTATGCCCAAGCATCTGGGCCATATCGCTGCTATCACTCCCGCGGCGCATTCACAGAGCAGCAAGGCTAATACTACTAGGAAGTActggaaattttaatgattataaattaaaatcatcacACTGTATTTTCTAAAAGCTTAATCATGTAACCGTATCTATCAATCTTCCTTTTGTAGATGCGTTAAGGAGTTAAGTAATCGTTTATCGTAatcgtaataaaattgaattgtaatttattttatgcggtagccatcatcatcatcatcactacATATTTATCCCCGCCATGGGAATACACTAGCCTATACGATGTTGATGTCCTTCGCCGCTTCGAGCAGCGGTGATATGAATAGTGCGAAGATaagttgaaaaaaatctttttatttcttgcaagCTCATCTGACGTCGAAATCCCGACTTCGATTTAAGTCGGAGGTTCTCAACACACAGCCAAGACTGCGTTTTGTGggtcaacaatttttttttctataaattaacatagGATAGATAAGTTAgtctataaattaacaatcgAGTGGAAGTCGTAACGACATTTTCCCGcgcaattataaaaatatttatattaaatataaaatactcacTAATGTCAGTACGATGTATCCCGGCATGCAAGTCGCCCACACACCGAGGGACGCAAGAGCGCAAATTGCCAAACCGGATACGAGTAACGCCAGAGCAACATAATAAAACGGCGGCTCCTCTAGCCCCTCTTCAGGCGTCGCCAACAAACGCGACAAAAGAATCCTTCGTGTATCGCAAAGGAGATAGAAACCACCCACAACTTGAACAAAACCACAAACCTGgaaaatattactagctttttattatacatatatacataagcaTATTTTACGCAATTTTTTGCCGTTTTTAtactcacaaaaaataaactgttgAAACACCCAAAAAGCACATTAGCACttgcaatttgttttaatttcatttctattaaaatctattttatttatatatttgtaactcTAGTGCTAGAGTTAAATACAAACGTATGTGCTGTTCCGAGTTTTGACCAAATATGCGATGAATAGATGCGCCGGTTTAAGGGAGATACGCTCTGGTGGTTAGGTGGGGTGACTAATAATTAAGgaattttcgtttaaaattaatgcatGAGTTACTTTTTATATGCTAACATACTCTATTACTCAACTTTGTGCTTTATGGTGgtaattaatgtattcaaagaataaattaaacgcATTTGAACAATGCagatcatttatttacatcttgGATTACGCTCTtaagttacattaaaaatctatatctttctttttaaatccACCGCATGTTCGTGGGGTAGCTGTAATATCGTCTTGTTCTCGCTCACTGGACTCTTGAAgttctaaaaaattaaattgaattagtaattaaaattaactatacactgcattttgttaattttgttaactataaatgtaaagtaaagtaaaataaaaatccttaGAATGTGTGTGTTAACTGCAGAcctaagtataaattaaattaaatcttttgcTAACCTGGTGGTAAATGTAACTTTTCAATAACAAACTTCTTTCTCTTGAGTTTAAAAGCCAGGTCTAAGCTAGAAGGTACGAAAGGCACAAGTGAATATAGAGCTGATAACTTTATCAGATGGAACAGGCCATGGTATTCATTATAGACAGGGTTTGTCTCTTTGTCGGAGCCAGCAAATGACTCTATCCTGACTGCATTGTCTATTGAATATAGCAGTCTATTCATTATGTGATCATcctgaaacattttaaatacaacacattaaaacaatatttataagttataaaaggtataaaaaaattgttcaggcaaatatgcaattttaataggtagattcataacaattattaactagtaggattataaatgaaaatgagtgaaataaaaagttttaatgatttttgacattataaattctttaacaaaacataaatatgaatgttttttcttattgtatGTTTCTGTTTCACAATATCAGTTTTCTTTCATTAATTAGgtatatcaatatttcaaaatgtaatcTATTTTACTTACATCAAATAAATGGGCAGGAATTGTAACAAACACTACAGCATTAGTGTCTTGCAGCATCATTTTCAAACAGtacatgaatttaattaagtcttggccataattattatctaaagGCTCTTCATTACAGTCCATCGCCATCCAGGTTGGTGAACCCAGTGATTGTATAGAGATTCGTaagatgtttttttctttactgcTACGACTATACTGTTCTTTACTCAATACTTTCTTAATTTGAACAAGAAGCTGCTTATAAAGGCCATTCTTAAAACCTGTAGAagcataattatgttttacacAAGAAATACCATGATTaaagatgttatataataatcaattcaTAAATGTGAACATATGGGTTTTCTTATAGTtatgttttttcataattttgaaatgatgTAAAAGTCCTTATTACTACtttaagcaaatatttaaattcaaataaactaGATGCTTTTGCATATAAATCGAAAGAAAACGAGAGTTTTAAgtgtaaaatttgtaaataggTAATGATGATAATTACCATGAGCCTGATATTTTTCATCtggttttaaataacaatatgttatattgGTGTTCTTTATCGTATCAGAATCAATGTATCTGCTCAAATCAAAATGATGtccaaaatttatttcattatcaaaTGAGGACTCCACCTTTGCTAAACTTTCATATCTCCATGCAATCTTCATTTCATCTTTTGGAACACTCACGCAGTCTTCTTTTGGGACCACACAAGGCTGAGGTAACTCCTTGACCTGTGtgataaaagtataaatatgtagatatatatatatataactgttGATTCACATACAATTTGGGACAAATCATAATCTGGTCTATGGATTAATGGTAAAGATATAAAGTAACAATAGCAGTGTTGATGAgacaaatttatgtttaatttttacacctaaaaattttaaatgatagaaTCAGTTCTCGTAAGATATCTCCAATAAGATATTATAGATTCATCATATTAGATGAATCTAATCTAATATGATATTGTAAAATCCTATGatgtgtttatattgttgCAATCTTATCAGATTTAATTatggtaatattatttgtattgtaactTACAATTCCCTTTGGATTCTCATCAGCTGAAACAACCAACAAGTCATGTTTGCACACAACTCCTTCAGCAAGGAAATACTTTGTCAGAACTCGGCTGTAGCTTCCCAAAACATCTTCCTCTGAAGTTTATACATAAAGTTCTTATTAGAcaaagaaagtaaaaatacttttaacataCTTTCAATAAGAAATTAACTACACAACATACCCACTGCAAATATTCCACCTGCAGGTATACCTCCGCctggaaaatttaaattcgaaattaATCACACTGTATCACAAAGGTTATTTTATGCCATTAGTTCTATTAACACACCTACTACGTAATCTAAGGATGGAATGCCTGAGGAAACTAagggtaaattattttttactttagttCCATTTATAGTTAAATGAGAATCtgcaattttatgaaatccaGACATTTTTGCACATTTATCACATTCGTAAACAAAGTTTGGAACTCGCGCACTGACATTGACAATTGACTTGTCAGATACACAGAGTGGTActcaaagagtagtataatggTGGTACTGCAAATACTATAGTACTCAAATACTATTTGGGTAGGACTCGTAACTAATTACCACCCGGCGGTACTTGTTATCTTAtagcatactagctgcgccacgctGTTTCACCCGAATTTTATTAGTCAAAGTATACAATGATAAGCGTAGAAAATAAACGGGAATACTGaaaatttcgtatttattaataataatatagtaaagcATACCATAGCGTATTCCGTCAGGAATCCCGTTTCAAGGAATTTTCTTGCGAGAGCTAATTCTTGGTGCTTTATGAGtttgtattacaaatatacgtttttattgaaattaaaccaCTGTAATGTagaatttcaatacaaaagaAAGTTGTCCTTTTCATCTTACACgctaacctaacctaaacaAATATCTGATATTCAAGCACTAAAAATAAGATGATCTAAATTATTAAGCGGGATCaattataatacctataaacatataataagtatttttagtatttattaaatctgactattttgatttttatacagCGGCGGGACATCACTATTAATGACAGCAATTGACAATTGTTGTCACCGATTGCGATTGGGCTTCTTTTTGTGGTCGTGCATCACACGTACTCATGTATTTACTTCATTAAACTTTACTTAAAACAAGAATTGAATTGAACTCATTACAGaagtaaataaactaaataaaatgcaagGTCCGGCAGTGTTTATGGATATATCCCTCGAGGATCAAGTAAGTTCACATGAAGTCACATAACCTCGTTGTATActtgtaaatatgtttaaaatttgattattgtacactatgaatttatatcaataatacaaacgagatttatttatttgaatcgctttaatttagatattttaagttataaaaatgcttattaATTATCGTCAATAATTAAGTTGTtagttaatatattgtttttattgatatatgacGATAATGATTAATAGGCTCAGgaattaagaaaatacttCAAGAGTCTCGGTGCCGAAATATCTGAGGAGAAGTCTCCTAAAGGTATTGAAGATGATTTGCACAAAATTATTGGTGTCTGTGATGTGTGCTTTAAAGAGAACAATGAGGCCGATATTGAAGCAATTTTAAACAGTATTGTCTCCATCATGGTGTCTgtaagtatttgttttattaataaaacataaaaaaaagcatgtaatttattattctaacatatttatttctttaaaaatactccTTTGgaaagaaaacatattaatttcaatgagttattttataaaatcactaACAGCTCCTTTTCACCACTCTATCTCCTAAGTTCCATTGTTGGAGACTTGTAAATCATTGAACACAAAACAAAGCATGATTTGTACTTGTCAACATACTTTGCGTTTAATATTTCAGATCCCATTGGAGCGTGGAGAGAATTTGATTGTGGCATTTAGTCAACGACTGGGTAAAGCTCCTGGACCCAAACTTGGCCTGGTGGCCTTACAATCGTAAGTTAAAAGCTAAGCATTGTTTTCTAtgggtataatatataattaagtatatactTTAATGTATAAAGAGCACAATTATGGAATGCTAAACATACAATCAATAATTCATAGTAGTTTTCCTTAATTGTAGTTTTCAACAGTTATCTAAGAGAAGGAAATGTATCATTGTAGATTATGGCGTCTATATAACAACTTGGAGCCCAACTCTCCCTTAAGGTACCATGTGTACTACCATGTGATTGAATTGGCGGCACGGGTTGGTGCTGTCGGAGATGTGTTCAAGAGTGTTGAACAACTTAAGAAGGAGTTTGCGAGCTGCCCTCCATCTAATGAACAGATGCAGAAGTTATATAGGCTGCTACATCAAGTTTTGAAGGACCAGAAcaggtattatttttaagaatttcataaattatattttatttatttctatctattattattgatgtattttattacttttattatcatGATCGTTAAAGTATACATACACAATTTTTAACCTGAATTGTTTTTCCTGCGAGGATGTGTTAAGTCTTCTATAGTCcatttaaaatgtgtatttattatgttttacaatGTTGCTTAGTAATTGaatagtattttgttttgtatgttttggttaaaatatcttaattttaattttttcagtgtataaaaatatgttatagcattttattctgataccattttaaattatagctCGATTTCTGataccattttaaattaaagctCTATTTCTGATCTCATTTTCAGTGAACTTGCTTCGAAAGTAATGATTGAGTTATTAGGTACATACACAGATGAGAATGCCTCATATGCTAGAGAAGATGCCATAAAATGTATTGTCACAGCATTGGCCGACCCAACGTCATTCCTCTTGGATCCCCTTCTAGAACTGAAACCAGTGCGTTTCCTTGAAGGAGAAGTGATTCACGATTtacttacaatatttgtatcaGAAAAACTGTCCAGCTATCAgaagttttatgaaaatcataAAGAATTTGTTCATTCCCAAGGTcagaaattaattgtttaaatatttttgtattacaattagtatattatgtaactattACAGCAGATGACATAAAACTAAGAAGGGTTAtgtttaagtaatattttttccttattgttattctttatttatcatacatatatatgatgTTGTTCAAATGTCCTCTATTACTTCTGcacttacataatattttatattttcaggtTTAAACCATGAACAGAACATAAAGAAAATGAGGATATTAACATTCATGCAAATGGCTGAATCCAATCCTGAACTGTCATTTGATGAGATTACATCTGAACTTCAAATTGAAGAGAAAGATGTTGAAGCTTTTATAATTGAAGGTATAAACAGATACATTGccttaatgattattttatgactTTGCTCAAGTATTCTAGAGACAAAATAACATGGGTGTCACAAACATATTCTCCTAGGAATACTAACTAGTTGATTTGTTTTCTTAATTGTTGTAAAGCTGTAATTGTGGTCTTCGCTTTTCTACTCAAATGAAATTGTTACATCTTAAAAAGGATAGAACGAaagaaaaattactttaaaacattCTTTTGAGCAAGGTAGCTCAGTTTCAGAGCAATATGTAGACTTTGAGAATTCTTGTAGAGTTTGGGTGTATTCATGTAACATTTTAGATAGATTtgatttaaagaattttgtcAAAGATGATCAACGATTTGagctattttaaatgtattcatattattttgataacatgaatcaataaaatcatatatcatatatacaaatccatattgtaaaaattatatttataattccagTACTAAAAACGCGGCTTGTACGAGCGCGCGTTAACCAAGCGCAGCGGTTGGTGCGCGTGTCGAGCACGATGCATCGCACGTTCGGGCGCGCGCAGTGGTGCCAACTGCGCGACGTGCTGCTCGCGTGGCGCGCCAACGTGCACCAGGCGCACGAGTCTATGAAGTCCGTGGCCACCGCGCAGCTCGAGTATGCGGCGCAACAGCAGAAACCCTGAAAACAGACGCAATAGCTAAACATAGGATATTGAATTTCGAACTAATCAGCGTTTCAGGGTTTTGGAACGCTGATTAGTTTggattcaaattttattatctgttataGACTGACAGCTGTCATTGTCGAGATAATTTTGATACAGAAGAGTCAGATTGGTTCTATGATTGAATTCAATCATAAAAAccatgtttaaaaatgaacatGCATTTTATTCAGGAGCATGGATTTTATATTctgaaaagaaatatatataggcAAAGAACTTACCACCTACCTTTGATAAGAACTGGCTACTATGACAGATAACCTATGTTAAGCAAACTAATGTGCTggaaatattacacaataatagaaaaataaaacagaatattGCATCATACTGGTTTGATATTAAATGAGACCATTGAGTgtgaagaattatttaatcattgtgaaattttgttattcattcctaaaaatagtaaatactaaGAAGGGTTTATAAAAGATTTCCAACAGAAAGCAGTATGTCGCATcctaagaaaaaataaatctgaacTCTGGTCCGTAAACAATACACTTtgcaaatatattcattttctaataaagtttaaaaaatcttgtaaaatgtaatattgtcacaattttgtatgaaaaatctttctttacaatttgaaataaagtatTGGAAGTTAGTATAATGGTGTTTATTTACgatacgtattatattattttatttatttattatctttaaaacattcagtatatgaaatatttgggTTAATTGTTTGAATGAATATGGATTGAATATCTTCttactataatctatattaattggATCTCTAGATTAGCTATAATGTTGGACGACAGTCATCAGAAATTGActacaatattttgatattcaacctatccttttttaatagagaTCGTAGTAGCAATGTTCAGTCATTGAAaactatgataatattatattgtgatatttattttcatgaaatacgGTGGATAATCAGTATTATAGTCGTACAGTACACTTACGccattctttttaaattgataatataagtatgaaCTTGTGTAGGTAGTGTGCTAGGTACTTCTTATTAAGTATAATCTACTCAATCCCACTGAGTGACGGCAAGTTTTACCGAAATGGCGACTTCTGtcataatgttaattatcCTCAaagcattaatataaattttgagaaCGTTAGTGaagaaaacataaacataaataagtatacataaaataaagcatacgTATAATTCCGTTTTTCGcgtgttgtttatttaaatggattACGAGTACGAACAGGAAGGTTGTTTTCGGAATGTATTTAAATCGTTTGTCTGTGTAGTTTTGTCCTTGCTGCTTGGCCTGCAGGTTTACTCATACTTGTGGGGAGCTTCAGAAAACATTGACGGGGACTTTTCAGATATAAAGTATGTTATAACGCAGTTATCACACGGACTTACTGAGGTTAACATCGTAcctataacaaatatatatatatataaatatatacaattgaaTTAGAAATCGTTTTGTGTATTTGGGAGTAAAGTACGGTTCGTGTATCGTTATTTGGGCCAGTACGCGCCGGGACGGTACCACACTCACATAAAAGatcggtgtgaaatagtagcttACTACTGTGTTTTTTTCGCTGTTGATTACGGGAGACTAGTATCCTTTTCCTCGTGTTTCCcagtatttctttatttccatCAATGCTTTCCTTATTCTTTACCCATTATAGAGAGCATTTGCGGCAGCCCTACgtctgcaaatattcatgggtagcggtgatcgcttaccatcaggcgaatcatCAGCTTAGTAGCtttgtataaaaaaggaaataggtATCACATTTAGTAATACGTAGTACCACATATTATGATGTGAagacaattttcttttttttcatgcaaaaataCTCTACATACCAAGTAGTATATAGTACCTCTAGTTCACAATCAAAATTTTTCGTATAACCTTCAAaacatgtaacatctcagtctccccgtgaccacgctcgctgtaaaattttcgaaacgtcgggttaataatataat
The sequence above is a segment of the Zerene cesonia ecotype Mississippi chromosome 17, Zerene_cesonia_1.1, whole genome shotgun sequence genome. Coding sequences within it:
- the LOC119833255 gene encoding eukaryotic translation initiation factor 3 subunit M, translated to MQGPAVFMDISLEDQAQELRKYFKSLGAEISEEKSPKGIEDDLHKIIGVCDVCFKENNEADIEAILNSIVSIMVSIPLERGENLIVAFSQRLGKAPGPKLGLVALQSLWRLYNNLEPNSPLRYHVYYHVIELAARVGAVGDVFKSVEQLKKEFASCPPSNEQMQKLYRLLHQVLKDQNSELASKVMIELLGTYTDENASYAREDAIKCIVTALADPTSFLLDPLLELKPVRFLEGEVIHDLLTIFVSEKLSSYQKFYENHKEFVHSQGLNHEQNIKKMRILTFMQMAESNPELSFDEITSELQIEEKDVEAFIIEVLKTRLVRARVNQAQRLVRVSSTMHRTFGRAQWCQLRDVLLAWRANVHQAHESMKSVATAQLEYAAQQQKP
- the LOC119833288 gene encoding putative elongator complex protein 4, producing MSGFHKIADSHLTINGTKVKNNLPLVSSGIPSLDYVVGGGIPAGGIFAVEEDVLGSYSRVLTKYFLAEGVVCKHDLLVVSADENPKGIVKELPQPCVVPKEDCVSVPKDEMKIAWRYESLAKVESSFDNEINFGHHFDLSRYIDSDTIKNTNITYCYLKPDEKYQAHGFKNGLYKQLLVQIKKVLSKEQYSRSSKEKNILRISIQSLGSPTWMAMDCNEEPLDNNYGQDLIKFMYCLKMMLQDTNAVVFVTIPAHLFDDDHIMNRLLYSIDNAVRIESFAGSDKETNPVYNEYHGLFHLIKLSALYSLVPFVPSSLDLAFKLKRKKFVIEKLHLPPELQESSEREQDDITATPRTCGGFKKKDIDF